ATTCGCGGCGAGGTCTATATCCGCCGCGAGCACTTTAAGCAGATCAATCAACAGCGTGCCGCTGCTGGCGAACCGTTGTACGCGAATCCCAGGAATTTGGCGGCGGGAACGCTCAAACTCCTTGACCCTGCGTTGGCCGCGCCGCGTCACCTGAATATTTTTACCTACGCGTTATATGGCGCACCGCTGACTACGCAGCAAGAGGCACTGAAACAACTCAAAAAACTGGGCTTTCCGGTCAATCCGTTGTCGTGTGTGTGCCGCAATGCTGACGAGGTGTTTGCTGCCATTCAGGCGATTGCTACGGCACGCTTTACCCTGCCGTACGATATCGATGGCGCGGTGATTAAAGTGAACGAATTTTCCCTGCATCAGGCTTTAGGCACCACGGCTAAAACTCCACGCTATGCTCTTGCCTATAAATATGAAGCGACGCAAGCCAGCACCCGTTTGCAGGCGATTACGTGGCAGGTGGGTCGCACGGGCGTGCTCACTCCGGTGGCCGAGCTTGAGCCGGTTTTGCTCGCTGGCAGCACCATTGCGCGTGCCACATTGCATAATTTGGAAGAGTTGAGCCGCAAAGATATTCGCGTGGGCGACATGGTGTTTCTGGAAAAAGGTGGCGATGTCATTCCAAAGATCGTTGCGCCCATCATTCAGCAGCGCACCGGAATGGAAGTTGCGGTTATACCACCGGAATGTTGTCCCGTATGCTCAGGGAAAATTGCGAAGTCTGACGATCTGGTTGCGCTGTATTGTGTGAATCAACAGTGCCCTGCCCGTGTCAAAGGAACGATTGCTCACTTTGCCAGCCGCGATGCGATGGATATTGAAGGCCTTGGCGAGCGCGCCGTCGAACGATTCTGGGACACAGGGATGATCCGTTCGATCAGTGATATTTATACGGCTGATCTCAGCGAGATTGCGCAACTCGATGGCTACGGCGCAAAGAGCGTTGCCAATCTTGAAGAGGCAATCGAACGTTCCAAGCAGCGTTCGCTTTCACGGTTGCTATTTGCCCTTGGGATTCGTCATGTGGGAAAAAAGACGGCTGAAGTGCTTGCCGAGCGGTATCGCACGCTTGAGGCACTGCTCAACGCAACGCTTGAAGAATTGATCGGTCTGCCCGATATTGGCGAAAAAGTTGCCACAGAGATTACGGCGTATTTGGCGCTGGACGATACCCGTAACCTGATATACAAGCTTATTGCAGCGGGTGTGCAACCTCCGGTGACACCGCAACACGATATGACCCTCGCCGTAACGACACCACTGACGGGCAAGACGGTATTGTTTACCGGTACGCTTTCGCTGCCTCGACGGGAGTTAGAAGAGATGGTGCGTCAACACGGTGGCGTTATCGCTGGCAGTGTCAACCGCAAACTTGACTATTTAGTCTGTGGCGAGAAACCAGGGAGTAAACGGGAAAAAGCCCTTGAACTGCAAATAACGATTTTAGATGAAGAGGAGTTCCTGACACTGTGTGGCAAAAAATAATCACCATCCTTGAAATGATTAAATTTTCGCATACCCTCTTTGCGCTTCCCTTTGCGTTGATGGCCATGCTTGCGGCGGCACAGGGTTTACCAAGCGGCGCGACAATTTTTTGGATTGTGGTGGCAATGGTGGGGGCGCGCAGTGCGGGGATGGCGCTGAATCGGATTATTGATGCCGATATCGATAAAGCGAACCCACGCACCGCCAGTCGCCATTTGCCATCAGGGAAACTATCACACCGTGAAGCGTGGTTCTTTACGCTTGCTTCGCTGCTAATCTTTATTGTGGCGGCCTACATGCTAAACGATCTGGCGTTTAAGCTGAGCCCGGTCGCAGTGGCTTTTCTCGTCCTCTACCCGTACATGAAGCGCTTACACAATACGGCGCACATCATCTTAGGCCTGACATTGGCGATGGCACCGATCGGGGCGACGATTGCGGTGCGCGGCGAAGTTACCCTTTTCAGCATTTTACTCGGGTGTTTTGTGACGCTGTGGGTGGCTGGTTTTGATATTATTTACGCGACACAGGATATCCAGTTTGACCGCAGCCAAGGGTTAAAAAGCATTCCCGCGCGCTATGGTCACGAAAAGTCGCTGGCGATTGCTTCTTCGCTGCATATGTTAGCCTATATCGCCCTCTTTCTGAGTTATATAGCCCTCAGTTTTGCAGGAGTGCTCTATTTAATTGGCATCCTTGTTGTTGGAGGCATGTTGATTTATGAACATCACTTGGCCGGAGCGGCGGAAAACCCTGATGATATTGATACCGCGTTTTTTACCGTCAACAGCTATATTGCCGTGGTGATGTTGGTTGCCATTTGTCTGGACTGGGCGTTTGTGTGGTGAGGTCGAGTCAGCAGCCTGCCCCGACCATTTCAACTTTCGTTAATCCCAATCCACACGCGTCTTCTATGCTCATATTGCCTAAATAGGCTATGATTTCATACGGGCGTGCGGAACTCACCTGTTCCAGTGTAAACCGCAGTGGTTCCAGTGATTCATGGGTAAACCCGTGCCGTAGATCTACTTCTTTGATCCCCTTATTTGAGCGACGCACCCATTTCCATTCTGGTGATTCAAACCGTGAGCGGTCGAGATGTCTTTGCTGAAACTCGCGACATTCGTAGCGCGTTGTCGTTACGGTTGCGGAGAGCTTTTCAAACTTCCCTGTACGTGCAGCAAGCACATGCAACCCTGGTGGCAATGTCCGATTCAGCTTTTCAATGGCCTCAAGCGGGTTGATCTCCTGAATCAGTGAGATATCCATATACTCGGCAAAAGACTCAATCCCCAACCCAAGGGCGTCGCCATAGCTCATCTTCACCCGTTGGTTAAACCCTTGAGTATAGGCAACCGGCAAGCCGGAGCGGATAACGCCGGAGGTAATGGCTTTGACTGTCTCTAAATGGCCAAGAAAGCGCAGTAGTCCCGCTTTTTGGTAACGGATGCGCAGGGTGGTCACGGGTTGCGCCGAGAGCTGATCGGCTGTTGGCGCTGTCAGGAGTTGTTGTGCCGGCGCGACGGCTTTCCAAGGAGCTAGCTTCAGTTCGATTTCCCCTTCGCAGACGCCACACTGTGAGCATGCGGCTAGGCGGCAATCTTCGGTGATGGCGCCACGGGCAGCACGTTCCCATTCGTCCCAAAGGAAATCTTTCGCCAACCGTGCATTGATAGTATCCCAGGGGAGCGTTTCGTCGCGACGGTATTCGCGATGTGCGAACGCTTCGATGGTATACCCAAAAGCGGCAAAAGCCTCCACCCAGCGGGCGTAGATGAAGGATTCATCCCATCCATCGAAACGGCATCCAAGTTCAACCGCTTTGGCTAAAACAGGAGCTAAACGTCTGTCACCACGAGAAAATGCCGCCTCCAGCTGGCTGACGTGCGGGTTGTGGAACTTATACTGGATGGTATATGACGAAAGTTTGTGTTGGAGCAGTTTTTGCTTGGCTTGCAACGAGGCCACCGATTCCATTGGATACCATTGGAACGGTGTGTGTGCTTTGGGCACAAAGCAAGAAACACTGACGGTTACGCGGTTATTGCGACCATATTGGTTTGCGATGTGGCGAATTTTAATCGATAAGTCGGCGATGCCGAGGACGTCTTGTTCGGTTTCAAAGGGGAGCCCGATCATGAAATAGAGTTTCATCCCTTTCCAGCCAGCGCTGAAAACACGGTGCGCAGTTTCGAGCATGTCTTCTTCAGAAATCCCTTTATTGATAATGTCGCGCATCCGTTGCGTGCCAGCTTCAGGAGCAATCGTAAAGGAACTTTTGCGAATCTTTTTTACTTCGGCAATCAGCTCGTCGCTCAACGTTCCGGCACGCAAACTTGGGAGTGAAACCGAGACCCCCTGTGGGGCATATTCGCGCAAAAAGTCGCTTAATAGGCTATCTATTCCCTGATAGTCGGTTGCAGAGAGTGACATGAGGCCAACTTCACTGAGTCCGGTATTGCCCAAGGCGCAACGGGCAAGCTGCATAATATTTTCTGGTGCGCGATCGCGTACGGGTCGGTAGATCATCCCCGCCTGACAAAAGCGGCAACCGCGTGTACAGCCACGCGATATTTCGACGACGGCACGGTTATGAATGGTGTCCATAAAAGGGATAATCGGTGACTCTACTCCGGGTGCATCATTCAGGTTGGTGACAACCGCTTTAGTAACAGCTGTGTATGAAGGATCGAGTGGTGTTATCGTCGTCGATCCGTTGGTATCGAAGGTATGGGAAAATTCATGCGGCAGATAGTAGCCATCATGCTGTTTCATCCAGCGTTGTAGTGAGGGATCGCGCAGCGACGTACCGCTTTGTTTGGCTGCTAACAATTGCTCTAACATTTCTGGAAAAGCCTCTTCCGCATCGCCAATAAACATGAGATCAAAGAATGGTGCTACCGGTTCAGCACTAAAGCAGACTGGCCCACCGGCGATAACGAGCGGCATTTTTGCAGTGCGGTCTTTGGCATAGAGCGGTAGGTTACACAAGCGAAGCATCTGTACTATATTCGAGTAACTCATTTCATATTGGAGGGTAACGGCAATAACGTCGAATTCCGAAAGGGGTGTTTGTGATTCGAGCGAACGGATTTCTTCGTTTTCCAGCACAAGGAATTTTTCCATATCGTGCCATGGCGAGTAGCAGCGTTCCGCAATGACATTGGGTAAGGCGTTGCCAATCGCGTAAAGTATTTTTAATCCGAGGTGGCTCATACCAACTTCGTACACATCGGGAAAGAAAAGGGCAATGCGGAGTTGCTTTCCAGTATAGGGTTTGTGGATGGCACCGAGTTCTCCGCCGGTGTAACGGGTTGGCTTTTGGACGCGTGAGAGAAAAGTATGTAATTTCACAGGAACTCCAGTTGAACTTTTGGCAACACGTAGACGTGTGCAGAAATCTATTGTGCGAGTGTCGGTTGCAGTCCCGTTTCGGGTGACCACTTTTGGGCGATGCACTCCGCAATCGGCAAATCGCTGGGGAGCGTAATTTTTATATTATAGGGGGTTCCGGCAACCAGTGCGACCGGGATTCCACAGGCTTCCAGTGCCGAAGCATCGTCGGTGATGGTACGTGAAGCACAAGACCGCATCGCTCCGCGCAATGTTGCGAGGTCAAAGGCTTGCGGCGTTTGTGCTAGGTAGACGGTTGCACGGGGGATGGTACGTGCGACGGTGGCACTATCAGTGCTTACTTTGACGGTTTCCTTCGCCGATACCGCAACGATGGCGCCACGGTGTGTCTGCAAGGCATGGTCTAATGCTTCCACCATCGAGCGCGTAAGAAAAGGACGTACCCCATCGTGAATATACACATGGGCGTGTTCGTGGGTGATTGCCTCTAAGGCATTCCGTACGGAATCGCTTCGCTCGGTCCCACTCGTAGCATGGAAACATGGTATCGCAATCGAATGCACAGCAAGGATTGCCTGAAGCATATCGCTATCCTCAGGTCGGCTAACGATAATGATCTCATCAAAAAAGTTAAGGGCAAGCGTGTGGCGTAGCGTCCAAGCGAAAATCGGTTGACCATTGAGTTCAAGGTACTGTTTCGGAACCGACCCGCCCATCCGTTGCCCGACACCACCTACCAATAACACACCAATGCGCGGTAGTTTCATACGAGTTCTGGAAGGCCTGTGGTGGCGGAATAGATTTTTTTAGAGAGAAGTAGCGAGCAAATAGAGTCGGCACAATGGGCATAGAGCAGTGCCTCGCCGAGATCTTTGCCGATGGCAAAAACCCCATGCGAACGGACAATCATGGCTGGCGCGTGTTGCAGCGCTCCAGCAACCCCATGCGCCATTTCTGTGGATCCAATCGGGTTTTCAAAGCGGCAGACAGGAATGTGTGGCAAGTAGTATTTTCCTTCGGCATCTTCGGGGATGATGATATCAAAGAATGATGACAATACGGTTGCCGCATGGGAGTGGATATGAATAATCGCTTTGGCTAACGGGTTCTGGCGATATATTTCAAGATGAACCGGCAGTTCACGCGATGGTTCGGGCTGATCATGATCGCGGTGAATTTCGGCGTTCTGTACCGAAAGATGGACGATATCACTTTCGGTAAGGTGCCCAAGCATTGCTCCAGAACGGGTAATGACATACCGCTCACCCGTATCGCGACGATAGGAAATATTGCCTGAATGGGCCGAGTTGAGCGAATGTTCGTAGGTGATTCTTCCGGCTAAAATCAGGTTAGCGATGGAGTTTTGCATGTGCGAGTATCCCGTTACATCCGTCTTCAAGTATATCAAGTACCTCTTCAAAGCCTTTAGCGCCGCCGTAGTAGGGGTCAGGGACTTCGCCGGGGTGCGTGCTCTGGCAGAAGTCGACAAAACGGAAAATCTTCGTCCGCTCTTGTTCATTTGCTGCCATCCGGTACAGTGCTTGTTGGTTAGCATCATCCATCGCGATAATCATATCAAAAGAACGCAAATCATCTTTGGTGACTTGACGCGAAATGCTTGTAACGTGATAGCCGCGTTGTGCGGCAGCTCTTTGACTACGAATATCAGCGGGTTCACCTGCATGCGCCGCCGATGTACCCGCGGAATCGCAGAGAAATCTTTCTGAAAGCCCTGTTTTTTGAATGAGGCGTTGCATGACCGCTTCGGCACTGGGAGAACGGCAGATGTTGCCTAAACAGACAAAGAGCAAAGCGAACTTTGGTTGAGCGTTCACTGGAGTGTTACGCATCATGTTAGTTTGTCGCGAGCGCTTCGCGAGTTTCGTGCATAAGGTTATCAATAATTTTTTGTACCGGAAGAATATCTTTGATTTTATAGACATTTTTTCCGGCAAAGACGATCCCATTTTCAATATCACCATTGCGAGCTTTGAGTAGCGCATCAAGAATGCAGAAAGAGTGGGAGCAACTTTTCAAGCAGGAGACACACCGTTCTACTTTCATGTTTCCTTTGCGGATGAACTCGGTCAGAAACGGTGTCAAGATAGCGCGGCCTGGGTAGCCGACTGGACTGAGGAAGGTGACGATATCTTCTTCGCGAGCATTCAAGTACGCTTGCTTGTAGCGGTCATGCACATCGCATTCATCACTGAGCACAAAACGGGTTCCGAGTTGTACCCCATCGGCACCAAGGCGAAACATATCGGCCATCCCTTTGCCGTCAATCAGCCCGCCGGCTGCGATCACGGGGATTTTTAGCGTTTGCTTGATTTCCGCAAAAATCTCACTCAGGGGCTGATCGGTTCCAAGATGGCCAGCCGCTTCGCCACTTTCGACGATAACCGCTTTCGCACCCATTTTCTCGATAAACTCACCGACTCGGGCGCTAGAAATAACGGGAACAATCTCGACATTCGCATCTTGACCCATCTTAAAGAGTTGTTTCGAGATGCCAGCTCCGGCAATGATCATGTCGACTTTTGCTTCAAAAGACGCTTTCACCAAATCCATAAAATGGTTTGCCGCGACCATGATGTTAACGCCGATAATGCCAGAGGTGAGTTTCTTGGCTTCAACGATCATATTGTGTAATTTTTCCGGCTCAACGCCAGTTCCCCCGATAACGCCAATACCACCAGCATTGGCGACGGCTGAGGCTAACGAAGGATTTGACACTAAAACAGACATTCCCCCCTGAATGATGGGGACTTTCGGTTGATGTTTACCAATGGTGAGTTGAGGGATGGTTGTCAAAATTTATCCTTATTCATTCGCTTGTAAATGCGGATTTTTCGATAAATAAAAAGCGAGTCCTTCCAGTTCTACACTGAAATCAACGTATTTAACCTTGACCGTATCAGGAAGTTTGAGACGTACAGGAGTAAAGTTTAAAAGTCCATTAATGCCGCAGGAAACTAAGTGGTTGGCAACTTGCTGTGCTGCTTCTGACGTTACGGTCATAATGGCAACGTTGACTTTGTGGTCTTTGATAGCCTTTTCGAGGTCTGCTTCGGTTGTCACGCCGACAATAGTTGAGGGAAGATCACGCAGTTTCGCGGGATCTTTGTCGTATACTACCGTAATATTGAATCCCGATTTGCGAAATCCTTGGTATGTTATAAGGGCATGTCCGAGGTTTCCTGCCCCTACTAAAACAACATTCCATGATCCTTTCACGCCAAGGATTTGTTGGATTTGCAATTTGAGGTCGGTAACGTAATAGCCAACGCCACGCACACCCATCTCGCCGAAATAGGCTAAATCTTTGCGAATTTGCGCTGACTTAAAGCCGCAAAGTGTTTCAAGGATATCGCTAGAAACTACTTCAGTGCCCTGTAGCTCAAGGGAGTCCAGTAATCGCATGTAGATAGAAAGACGGCGTATTGTCGCTTCAGGTATCTTCATTGGTGTACCCCTCTCGGTAAGTGCTTGTGAAAAAAGCGGCAGTGCGTACACACTACCGCTTTTGATTGATCGAACGATTGTTCCGGTACTGATTAACCGACGTACGGGTTAGCGAAGAGAAGAATCAACGCAACAACCAGTGCATAAATAGCCAGAGATTCAATCATCGCAAGACCGATGATCATGGTCGTCATGATTTTACCTGAGGCATTTGGATTGCGAGAAATCCCTTCAGTAGCACCACGGATTGCAGAACCCATGCCGATACCGGTACCGAATGCAGCCAGACCCATGCCGATACCGGCAGCGATCATGATTGCGGCGAGAACAGTACTGTTGACGCCCGTAGAACCTTCAGCTGCAAGTGCGGCTGTAGAGGCGATGGCCACCAACGCTACTGCCATAAAAATACGCTTCATCATGTACAAAAATCCTCCTTACAAAAACGTTCTATTGCAAAGCAATGCTGGCAATACCAAAGTTTAGTGAGCATCTTCCATAGCACTGGTGAGGTATACCATGGTCAGCAAGCAGAAGACAACCGTTTGAATGAGAGAGACAAAAATCCCCATTCCCATAATGACCGCAGGCACAAGATATGCCACGAGGCTCATGATAACGATCAGGACAATTTCATGTCCCTGAATATTTCCGAACAGACGCAGAGTGAGCGATACGGGGCGGGTTAAGTGCCCAACTATTTCAATAGGCATCATGAGAGGTGCAATCCAAGGTACTGGGCCAGCAAAGTGCTTGATATAGTTGACAACACCTTGCGTTTTTACTCCATACACGTGGGTAAGTACGAAAACAATAATAGCTAATGAAGCGGTAGTGTTAATGCCTGCGGTTGGCGAGTGGAAACCTGGGATTAAACCAAGGAGGTTGCAGGTAAGAATATAGAATGCAAAGGCGCTAATCAATGGAACGAAATGATGGCCATGATGACCCATGTTGCCGACAACAGCGTTGCGGATAAATTCGACGATAGCTTCAAAAAAGTTCTGCATGCCTCGCGGCACTTCCTGGATACGGCTTGTGGCCATTTTGCCTGCGATGAGTATAATTGCCATGGCGATCCATGAATAAATTACGTCTGGCGTTAACCATGTGCCATTGCCGTTTAGGAAAAAATACGGATGCATGCGAAAAATCCCCCTGACTCTTTTTTCTTATGTCGCGCCATAAGCGCTCTCATCGTAATTCCTTATGAAGTAGACCGTCGCTCAATCCAGACGACCCAAAGGCATAATGTAGCAATACTGCTTGCGAGGCCGACGCAAATCCACCAGATAGAGAACCATCCAGAAGAGATTGCAAGCGCTATCACAATAGCGGCGACAATATAGCGCGCGTAGAAGCGCCTGACAAGAACTTTTACCGCAAAAGCGAGCGATTCGTTCAATAAATTTTCTGCGACACCAACGCGTATCTGTCGCAAACTATAGACAGAAAGCAGTGAACCGAGCGCGAACCCAAGTCCATAGCGAACATCTAATAGTGACAGTGCTCCTCCAAGCACAAATGCCACTGCGCTAGTGAACCACTCTATACTCCGTATCCGTTCAGTTGTCATTTTTACGATCCTGAGTCGGGGGCTCATCGCCCATGCCACCATACCGCTTGGCCATAATCCATACATTGCGAAAGCCAGCGATAAGACCGTAAATCAGGCCGACAATTTTCCCCCATGGGTGCCAATCAAACCAGATATCGACCATGTACCCCAGCCATACGAAAATCCCAAAGGCGAGGATAAACGCAATGCCAATAGAACTCGCATTCGCAATCTGGCGCATCAAACTGGCATTATCATTCTGAGAAATACAATTCACCGTACCCTAAGAGAGATTATAGCGAACGAATCGCACTTTCAAACGCTTCAAGCGTGCATTCGCAATCGCGATCACTGTGAGCGGCGCTTACAAAGCAGGCCTCAAATTGGCTGGCAGGCAGATAAATGCCATCTTGCAACATAGACCGGAAATATTTCCCGAAGCGTTCGGTGTCGCTGGTGACTGCGTCTGCAAAGCTATTGACAGCAGGAGCCTCTGTAAAGAAGATGGTGAACATACTGCCAAGGCGGTTTACGACATGGGGAATGCCGACTTCCTTCAATATGACTTCCATTCCGCCGACAAGGCTGGCGGCGCGAGTTTCTAGCTTATCGTAAAATCCTTCTTGGTTCAGCACGTGCAGCGTTTCGATCCCAGCGCGCATCGCCAGCGGATTCCCGGAGAGTGTTCCCGCCTGATAAATTGGCCCTGATGGACTAATCATTGCCATAATTTCCTTTTTGCCGCCATATGCGCCGACTGGCAAGCCGCCGCCAATGATTTTGCCAAATGTCGAGAGGTCTGGATCAACATCGGTATAAATCCCTTGCGCGCCAGCCGCCGATAAGCGGAACCCAGTCATTACTTCGTCAAAAATCAGCAATGCGCCGTACTCGCGGCAGAGTTTTTTGAGTCCACTCAGGAATCCTGCTTGTGGAAGTACCAAGCCCATGTTACCGGGGACTGGTTCAATAATGACCGCGGCAATCCCTTGATCATTCGCTTCAAATAGTTCGCGCACCGACTCAAGGTCATTGTAGCGTGCGACCAGAGTATTGCTGGCGTACCCCGCGGGAACACCGGGCGAGGTTGGTACACCAAAGGTTAATGCGCCACTGCCTGCCTTTACCAATAACCCGTCAGAGTGGCCATGGTAGCATCCTTCAAATTTGATGATTTTGTCGCGTTTTGTATAACCACGTGCCAAACGGATAGCGCTCATCGTCGCTTCCGTTCCACTGCTGACCATCCGTACCATTTCCACTGATGGCACCATCTGGCATACCATTTTTGCCAAATCAACTTCGAGTTCGGTTGGTGCACCAAAACTGCACCCTTTTACGAGTTGCTGCAAAAGCGCTTCGGTCACAGTGGGGTAGCCGTGACCTAAAATCATCGGCCCCCATGAGCCAACGTAATCGATATATTCGTTCCCATCGGCATCTTTGATTTTCGAACCATACGCCGCACTGATAAAGACGGGATCGGTGCCGACCGAGGCAAACGCCCGAACCGGCGAGTTCACACCACCGGGAATATATTGGAGTGCTTCAGCAAAAAGTTCTTTTGATTTCATTGATTCACCTCGTAGAAATATCGTTTGGGTATATAAACCTTGATGCTTGAAATGGGGTGTACTATATAGAGGCGGTTGAGAAATGCAAAGGAGAATTGCCCGTGGCGTTCCTGAAAAAATTATTTGGCCGCAAAGAATCCTCAGAAAAAACGATTCCCGATGAACCTATGGTTCAACAAGAAACGGTAGATGAAATACTTACGGAAGAGGTCGCTGCTATCCCTGCGACAGAAGTTCCTGAAAGTGAAACAGATCTGGACGCAACCACCAACGCTCAGGCTGTTACCAGCGAACGCGAGAGTGAACCAAGCGAGAGTGAACCAGTGGTTCCACCATCCATACCGGAGCTGGAATCAACGGACGTGTCGTCCATGGAAAAGCCAGCACGCAGCGGTTTCTTTTCGCGCCTTAAAGAGCGACTGTCGAAAACGTCAACACAATTGCTGGGGAAACTAGAAACTGCATTTTTAGGGAAGAAGGTGATCGACGAAGATCTCCTCGAAGAAATTGAAGAGATCTTTTTGAGTGCAGATATCGGCGTAAAAACGACAACAAAAATTATCGACCGCGTCCGCGAGAGCGTCAAGCGCAGTGCCCTGAAACATCCCGACGAATTGAAAGAATTCCTCCGCCAAGAAATTCTGCGTGTGATCACGCTGCCGGAACCGCCTCGTCAGGTCGAGCCACCTGTCAAAGTTGTGCTGGTGATCGGTGTGAATGGTTCGGGAAAAACCACCAGCATTGGCAAGTTGGCACACTATTACACGCAACAGGGGAAAAAGGTGATACTCGCTGCTGCTGATACCTTCCGCGCCGCTGCCATAGAGCAGTTGGTGATGTGGGGTGAGCGGACGGGTGTCGACGTTATTCATCACCAACATGGCTCAGATCCATCAGCCGTCGCGTATGATGCCACTAAAGCGGCGCTCAGCCGTCGCGCCGACCTTTTGCTGATCGACACCGCTGGACGGCTGCACAACAAAAGCAATCTGATGGACGAATTGCGCAAAATCAATCGTATCCTGTCGCGTGACATTCCTGACGCTCCGCACGAAACATGGCTCGTGCTCGACGGCACCAGCGGTCAGAACGCGCTGATTCAGGCACGTCAATTTATTCAGACGGTTCCGATTACCGGATTCATACTGACCAAGCTCGACAGTACCTCCAAAGGTGGCACTATCATCGGCATTATTGAGGAACTGAAATTGCCAGTGAAGTTTATTGGTATTGGCGAAAAAGCCGAAGACCTTCGCCCCTTTGATCCGCAGGATTTTGTCGACGCTATATTTCACGCCAATAAGGAAAACACCCATGTTTGAACTCAAAGTAACCAGTGAATTTGCCAGCGCCCATAACTTGCGCTACTACGATGGAAATTGCGAGAACCTGCATGGCCACAACTGGCAGGTTTTTCTCTATGTACGCGGTGAAACTTTGCAACCAAAGACGGAAATGCTGGTTGACTTTAAGGTGCTAAAACACGAATTGCGCGCGATCATGAAGCACCTTGACCATACCTATCTCAACGAGCTTGCCCCCTTTGATCAAGTGAAC
This sequence is a window from Chrysiogenes arsenatis DSM 11915. Protein-coding genes within it:
- the ligA gene encoding NAD-dependent DNA ligase LigA yields the protein MSFDPTRRIDELIEAIERYNRAYYSDGVSLIADAEYDTLYRELEQLEAEYPLFQRNDSPTKRVGAKVNGNVPPIEHGVPMLSLGNAYTLAEVTDFMQKVWQHDEQATFSVEPKIDGVAVTLQYVQGEFSLGATRGDGKFGEDITHTLKTIRLLPLAIDTHWAECEIRGEVYIRREHFKQINQQRAAAGEPLYANPRNLAAGTLKLLDPALAAPRHLNIFTYALYGAPLTTQQEALKQLKKLGFPVNPLSCVCRNADEVFAAIQAIATARFTLPYDIDGAVIKVNEFSLHQALGTTAKTPRYALAYKYEATQASTRLQAITWQVGRTGVLTPVAELEPVLLAGSTIARATLHNLEELSRKDIRVGDMVFLEKGGDVIPKIVAPIIQQRTGMEVAVIPPECCPVCSGKIAKSDDLVALYCVNQQCPARVKGTIAHFASRDAMDIEGLGERAVERFWDTGMIRSISDIYTADLSEIAQLDGYGAKSVANLEEAIERSKQRSLSRLLFALGIRHVGKKTAEVLAERYRTLEALLNATLEELIGLPDIGEKVATEITAYLALDDTRNLIYKLIAAGVQPPVTPQHDMTLAVTTPLTGKTVLFTGTLSLPRRELEEMVRQHGGVIAGSVNRKLDYLVCGEKPGSKREKALELQITILDEEEFLTLCGKK
- a CDS encoding UbiA-like polyprenyltransferase, translating into MIKFSHTLFALPFALMAMLAAAQGLPSGATIFWIVVAMVGARSAGMALNRIIDADIDKANPRTASRHLPSGKLSHREAWFFTLASLLIFIVAAYMLNDLAFKLSPVAVAFLVLYPYMKRLHNTAHIILGLTLAMAPIGATIAVRGEVTLFSILLGCFVTLWVAGFDIIYATQDIQFDRSQGLKSIPARYGHEKSLAIASSLHMLAYIALFLSYIALSFAGVLYLIGILVVGGMLIYEHHLAGAAENPDDIDTAFFTVNSYIAVVMLVAICLDWAFVW
- a CDS encoding TIGR03960 family B12-binding radical SAM protein, which encodes MKLHTFLSRVQKPTRYTGGELGAIHKPYTGKQLRIALFFPDVYEVGMSHLGLKILYAIGNALPNVIAERCYSPWHDMEKFLVLENEEIRSLESQTPLSEFDVIAVTLQYEMSYSNIVQMLRLCNLPLYAKDRTAKMPLVIAGGPVCFSAEPVAPFFDLMFIGDAEEAFPEMLEQLLAAKQSGTSLRDPSLQRWMKQHDGYYLPHEFSHTFDTNGSTTITPLDPSYTAVTKAVVTNLNDAPGVESPIIPFMDTIHNRAVVEISRGCTRGCRFCQAGMIYRPVRDRAPENIMQLARCALGNTGLSEVGLMSLSATDYQGIDSLLSDFLREYAPQGVSVSLPSLRAGTLSDELIAEVKKIRKSSFTIAPEAGTQRMRDIINKGISEEDMLETAHRVFSAGWKGMKLYFMIGLPFETEQDVLGIADLSIKIRHIANQYGRNNRVTVSVSCFVPKAHTPFQWYPMESVASLQAKQKLLQHKLSSYTIQYKFHNPHVSQLEAAFSRGDRRLAPVLAKAVELGCRFDGWDESFIYARWVEAFAAFGYTIEAFAHREYRRDETLPWDTINARLAKDFLWDEWERAARGAITEDCRLAACSQCGVCEGEIELKLAPWKAVAPAQQLLTAPTADQLSAQPVTTLRIRYQKAGLLRFLGHLETVKAITSGVIRSGLPVAYTQGFNQRVKMSYGDALGLGIESFAEYMDISLIQEINPLEAIEKLNRTLPPGLHVLAARTGKFEKLSATVTTTRYECREFQQRHLDRSRFESPEWKWVRRSNKGIKEVDLRHGFTHESLEPLRFTLEQVSSARPYEIIAYLGNMSIEDACGLGLTKVEMVGAGC
- the ispD gene encoding 2-C-methyl-D-erythritol 4-phosphate cytidylyltransferase — protein: MKLPRIGVLLVGGVGQRMGGSVPKQYLELNGQPIFAWTLRHTLALNFFDEIIIVSRPEDSDMLQAILAVHSIAIPCFHATSGTERSDSVRNALEAITHEHAHVYIHDGVRPFLTRSMVEALDHALQTHRGAIVAVSAKETVKVSTDSATVARTIPRATVYLAQTPQAFDLATLRGAMRSCASRTITDDASALEACGIPVALVAGTPYNIKITLPSDLPIAECIAQKWSPETGLQPTLAQ
- a CDS encoding class II aldolase/adducin family protein, which translates into the protein MQNSIANLILAGRITYEHSLNSAHSGNISYRRDTGERYVITRSGAMLGHLTESDIVHLSVQNAEIHRDHDQPEPSRELPVHLEIYRQNPLAKAIIHIHSHAATVLSSFFDIIIPEDAEGKYYLPHIPVCRFENPIGSTEMAHGVAGALQHAPAMIVRSHGVFAIGKDLGEALLYAHCADSICSLLLSKKIYSATTGLPELV
- a CDS encoding low molecular weight protein-tyrosine-phosphatase yields the protein MRNTPVNAQPKFALLFVCLGNICRSPSAEAVMQRLIQKTGLSERFLCDSAGTSAAHAGEPADIRSQRAAAQRGYHVTSISRQVTKDDLRSFDMIIAMDDANQQALYRMAANEQERTKIFRFVDFCQSTHPGEVPDPYYGGAKGFEEVLDILEDGCNGILAHAKLHR